The region CGGCAAGCTGACCACCGAGAACTGGAACCAGCTGTCCGACGCGATTCCTGGCGCGTCAGGCAAACTGCAGGACGCCATGAAGAAGGCCGGCGCATACACGGGCAATTTCCGTGATGCGATGGCCGGTGGCGAAATCACTGCCGAGGAATTCAACAAGGCGATTCTTCAGCTTGGCATGACCGACGTGGCCAAGCAGGCCGCCGAATCCACCACCACGTTCGAAGGCGCGATGGGCAATTGGGAGGCGGCCGTCCAGAAACTCGGCATGACCGCGCTCGACAAGGTCAAACCGCAGCTGACCGGCGCTTTGAACGCGATGACCGACCGTATCGGCCAGTTCACCGACTGGTTCAGCGGCGCGTGGGATGGTTTGGCAGCGTTCCTGTCGACCGGCAAGGTCAACAAGGCGTTCGCCGAGGCGTTCAAAATCGACAAAAGCTCCTATACGGGCATCGAGGACGCCTACCAGCGTATCAAGTGGGGGTACGCCGGACTGGTGAATTTCGTCAAGACCGGCGAATTCACCTACGAGTTCAACCGCGCTTTCGAGAATGTCGACCGTGACACGCTCATCAGCTTCAAGCAGAATCTGCTTGATTTGCGTGATGCGGCGAAGCAGGTCGTCGAGAACCTGCCGGGACTCAGTGCCTTCTTCGACGTTCCGTCGAAGGGCGACCATTCGAACTTGAACAAGGCCATCAAGGCGCTCAATGTCGCCTTGGAGGGCTTGAAGCCGATCATCCAGCTCATCGCCGACATCGAGAAGATGTGGAACAGTCTGAGCGCGGAACAGCAGGGAGCCATCTTTGACACGGCTATTTACCTGTGGCTCGGCAGCAAGGGCTTGAAGATCTTGAAGAACGTGTACGGCACTGGCAAGGACATCGCCACCGCGTTCAAGACCGGCGGCAAGGCGTTGAAGACGTTCGGCACCGTGCTGAAGGACCTCAAAGTCCCGAAGACGGTATCCTCCTTCATCGACAAGGTCGGCAAGACCGGCAGCAAGCTGCTGGGCAGCGCGGGCGGAACCCTCGCATTGGGTGGCAGCATGCTGGCCGGAGCTGCCAACAATCTGCAGAAGGGCACTCCGAAGACGCTTTGGAAGGCCATGCAGGGCGTCCAAGGCAAGGATACGAGTGACAAGGCATACGAGCAGTACCAGAAGCAGTACCAGCAGACGCAGGAGAATTCCTCCTTCCTTGGCGTCAAGAATTCAACTTGGCTGCATAATCTCAATCCGCTAAACTGGCCGAGCATGGCCAGTAACGCCATTTCGAGTGTCGGCGGAATGCAACAGTCCGGCGTGGATCAGGTCCAGCAGGCGTGGTCTGGATGCGTCGATTGGATCAGCGCGAAATGGCAGGGCCTGACCGACTGGTTCAGTGGATTGCCCGCGACTATCGGCAGCTTCTTCAGTGGTCTTCCATCGACGGTAGGTGGATGGTTCGACTCGGCCGGGCAATGGGTCGAATCCGGCTGGCAGGGTGTCTGCGACTGGTTCGGCGGCATTCCAAACGTGATCGGCGCATGGTTTTCCGGCATTCCTTCCGCGATCGGCGGATGGTTCTCGTCGGCCGGCAGTTTGGCGCAATCCGTCTGGAACGGCATCATCGCATGGTTCGGTGGTGTTCCGTGGCGCATAACCGGCTGGTTCTCCGGCATTCCGGGAACATTCTCCGGTATTTTCCAATCCGCGAAGAACGGCATAACCGGCATTTTCGGCAGTGTCGGCGGCTGGTTCAACCAGAACGTCAAAACGCCGATCAGCAATGCCGTGAACGCAATCGGCAACACTTTCAGCACCACGAAGGACTGGATCCGGTCAAGCTGGAATCAGGTCAAGGACGCCGCCAAATCGCCTGTGAGCTTCATCGTCAACACCGTTTATACCAATGGTATAAAGAAGATATGGAATTCCGTCGCGGGAGCCGTCGGATTGAACCTGAAGCTTCCGGACGTGAAATTCGCCGAGGGTGGCATCAATCCTGGCTACGCGCCAGGCGTTGATTCCATTCCGGCGATGACATCGCCCGGCGAGGCGTGGATGGTCCCAGAATGGACGCGTGCTGTAGGTGCGGCCAACATTTATCGCTGGAATCGTATCGCACGCCGTCAGGGTGTCGCGGCCGTCCGTGAGGACATGATGATGGGTGGGCTCAGGTTCGCCGGCGGCGGCATCGTCGGCAAGGTCGGCTCTGCGGTGTCCGGTGCGAAGAAATGGCTTGAGGACCTGTCCGAGACTGCGCAGAGCTTCGTGAAAAATCCGGGCGACTGGGTTGCGTCGAAGATCCTCTCGCCGGTCAAATCGCAGGTTGCCGGCATCGGCGGTGGCCAGTTCGGCATGATGGTCGGACAATTACCGGTCAAGGCCGCATCCGCTCTGGTCGACAAGGCGAAGAGCTTCGCCTCATCTCTGACCGACAAGTGGAAAAGCAAGAGCGAGAGCGGCCAATACCATGGGGCCGTGGGCGGAGGCGTCGAACAGTGGCGCAGTCTCGTCATCCGCGTTTTGAAGGAGCTTGGACAGGCTGAGAGCTGGGCGGATACCGTCCTTCGGCGCATGAATCAGGAGTCCGGCGGCAATCCGAACGCGATCAACAATTGGGATTCGAATGCTAAGGCCGGCCATCCGTCGCAGGGCCTGATGCAGACGATCCCAGGTACTTTCAACGCCTACGCGGGACCGTACCGCAGCTTGGGTATCACGAATCCACTCGCCAACATCTATGCTGGCGTGAACTACGCATTGCACCGTTATGGCAGCCTGTCGGCCCTAAACAGGGCCGGCGGCTACGCTTTCGGCGGCATCGTCGGGGATCGGCCGACCTTGTACGACCGTGGCGGCATCCTACCCCCCGGACGGCATCTCGTCGCCAATGAGACTAAGCAGCCTGAGCTCGTGCTGACGCGGGAGCAGGTCCTCAAGGTCTTCGGCGGCGAAGTCAGAGACAAGGGCGATCGGACCGTGAATCTCAACGTCAATATTCCGGAGCGTTCCGACCCGTGGGCGGATGCATCGATTCTCGTGCGAACCGCAAGGCACCAATTGCGATAAGGAGGCCGTCATGGCTTATTTTGCTGAATTGTCGGCCTCCGGCTTGGATCCGGTACGCTTCGAGGGCTCGGGTGATCTTGATTGCCTGTGCGTTGCGAAGGGTGGCATCGAGGGTTGGTGGTCGACTCCCGCCGCGAAGGTTAATGTGACGGCTCGCGGCCAAGGTGACGGTGGACACGACGTGGATGAGGATGACATCTCGTATGCGTCGCGTACCGTTACCCTGCACTGGAATGCCAATGCCTCCAGTCGTGACGCGCTCATCGCTTTGATCGACAGTGTCCGCAAGCTCGTGCATCGTCAGGTCACGATGCGTGTGGTCGACAGCGCCGAGGACACCTACTGCAGAGGTGGATACCTCACACTGACCCAACAGCCGGGTTACAGGTCCGGCAGCATTGCCGATTCGACCATCACGCTCGTTTTCGAGCGTCCCGAGCGCCTGTCCACGCTGGCGCACTCCGGCGAGGCCCGCGCGTCGGTGGTGCAGGCCGGAGGTCTGAGCTACGGCACCGGCAATGCCGGCCTTGCGTACCCGCTGTCGTATGGCGTGGTCTCCGATGGTGCGACGGTCATGCGTCTGCCGAACCAGGGCACTTCCCGCGCATATCCGACCTACGCGCTTAACGGTGAGTGGCCGAATGGCTGCACTCTTCGTCTGGCATGTGATGGGCTGGGCTCGACTCTTGCCTTCAACAGCGCGATTCACGCCGGCACACCGGTGCTCCTGGACACACGCTCGCGCACGGCGACGATGGGAGGCGTGGACGTGACGGCGAAGCTTTCGCAGCGTGGCTGGATGACGATACCCGCCGGCAGCGCGCTGACCGTCAATCTCACCACGCCCGGCAGCGGCTGGGTCACATGCGAATCACGTGACACGTATATCTAAACGTTTATCTGCTTGGAGGTTCAACACTTATGACCACGGCTTTAGGCATTCGTCCCGACGCGAAATCGCAGGGCGTCAGCCCTCAGGTGCATCGGCATATCATCAGCGCCCAGTGGGCCAGTGACGGCATCATTCAGGGGCTTACCGTGACCGGAGGCACAGGGCTCACCTACAGCGTGGCCGCGGGCACGGCGCTCATCCAGCCCGACGGCCAGAAGGGCGAGGCCGTGCTCGCGTACTGGCCGGGAGGCCAGACTCCCGCGGTGGCCGCCGGCAACGCCGGGCTGAGCAGATATGACATCATCTGGATGCGCGCGCACGACTTGGACAAGGGCGATGCGGACAACCAGGTCGTGCTCGGCGTCACGCAGGGCACCCCCGCCGCAGACCCCGACGTGCCGATAGACCA is a window of Bifidobacterium catenulatum DSM 16992 = JCM 1194 = LMG 11043 DNA encoding:
- a CDS encoding tape measure protein translates to MAGTAAWIDVLPNLSAFGTKLNSGVTAAAASAGRNAGRKFADSMNTAAGTNVLAEQVKNLEGAEKRAQKAVTTATAQIVKARDEQKSATLRVQAAETKLNETVAKYGAASSQAISAQARLNDARSKARQKDEAYKNAEEQIRAAQNGLKETQTQLAAAQQKASTATGGFRNALQKWKQAADLAKSSTSGLSEAQSRFSETSRRMTARFSAMAGAVGGFTSSVVGKAVSTFASLGSSMVDASDSAQKFASTMSFAGVSDNTIKKLTASTQDYADKTVFNLSDIRNTTAQLASNGVKNYSKLAEAAGNLTAVAGGGAEAYKSVAMVMTQTAGAGKLTTENWNQLSDAIPGASGKLQDAMKKAGAYTGNFRDAMAGGEITAEEFNKAILQLGMTDVAKQAAESTTTFEGAMGNWEAAVQKLGMTALDKVKPQLTGALNAMTDRIGQFTDWFSGAWDGLAAFLSTGKVNKAFAEAFKIDKSSYTGIEDAYQRIKWGYAGLVNFVKTGEFTYEFNRAFENVDRDTLISFKQNLLDLRDAAKQVVENLPGLSAFFDVPSKGDHSNLNKAIKALNVALEGLKPIIQLIADIEKMWNSLSAEQQGAIFDTAIYLWLGSKGLKILKNVYGTGKDIATAFKTGGKALKTFGTVLKDLKVPKTVSSFIDKVGKTGSKLLGSAGGTLALGGSMLAGAANNLQKGTPKTLWKAMQGVQGKDTSDKAYEQYQKQYQQTQENSSFLGVKNSTWLHNLNPLNWPSMASNAISSVGGMQQSGVDQVQQAWSGCVDWISAKWQGLTDWFSGLPATIGSFFSGLPSTVGGWFDSAGQWVESGWQGVCDWFGGIPNVIGAWFSGIPSAIGGWFSSAGSLAQSVWNGIIAWFGGVPWRITGWFSGIPGTFSGIFQSAKNGITGIFGSVGGWFNQNVKTPISNAVNAIGNTFSTTKDWIRSSWNQVKDAAKSPVSFIVNTVYTNGIKKIWNSVAGAVGLNLKLPDVKFAEGGINPGYAPGVDSIPAMTSPGEAWMVPEWTRAVGAANIYRWNRIARRQGVAAVREDMMMGGLRFAGGGIVGKVGSAVSGAKKWLEDLSETAQSFVKNPGDWVASKILSPVKSQVAGIGGGQFGMMVGQLPVKAASALVDKAKSFASSLTDKWKSKSESGQYHGAVGGGVEQWRSLVIRVLKELGQAESWADTVLRRMNQESGGNPNAINNWDSNAKAGHPSQGLMQTIPGTFNAYAGPYRSLGITNPLANIYAGVNYALHRYGSLSALNRAGGYAFGGIVGDRPTLYDRGGILPPGRHLVANETKQPELVLTREQVLKVFGGEVRDKGDRTVNLNVNIPERSDPWADASILVRTARHQLR